A genome region from uncultured Roseibium sp. includes the following:
- a CDS encoding MarR family transcriptional regulator encodes MTGTPPTAGPRLFFYFFRHYQKIDGIMEAALRDENLTTGQYTVLSALKRFEPCTAADLARKQNMTAQSMSEYLLALEGKGLIERKHVNGNRRNMIVRRSEEGLNVQERCDQAILEAERAYLSRLDPQDRDRFITQLMALYQK; translated from the coding sequence ATGACAGGGACACCCCCGACCGCCGGCCCCAGGCTCTTTTTCTATTTCTTCCGTCATTATCAGAAGATCGACGGCATCATGGAGGCCGCCCTCAGGGACGAGAACCTGACCACGGGCCAGTATACGGTGCTGAGTGCCCTCAAGCGGTTCGAGCCCTGCACCGCGGCGGACCTGGCGCGCAAACAGAACATGACCGCACAGTCGATGAGCGAATATCTGTTGGCGCTGGAAGGAAAAGGACTGATCGAGCGGAAGCACGTGAATGGCAACCGCCGCAACATGATCGTGCGGCGGTCGGAAGAAGGATTGAACGTGCAGGAGCGTTGCGACCAGGCGATTCTGGAGGCCGAGCGCGCTTATCTTTCGCGCCTGGATCCGCAGGATCGAGACCGTTTCATCACCCAGTTGATGGCGCTCTACCAGAAATAA
- a CDS encoding ABC transporter substrate-binding protein, with product MRHWSSKFGAAGAFMLSLLCTPVLAGPEDGVLTVALAGPVEAVDIYMGPGPEVAMTANAVFNPLVAYDTKTRSYQGVIAESWKRVDDETMEFHLRPGLVFQDGSALDAEDVAYTINFISNPETRFRLKTRYASFAGAKVVDPLTVRVSTRGPFPMLMARMIGIPIYPSDSHAALGADYANWGRAPIGSGPYRVVGFDEATGIVMERWDEYQLGPLPDFKRIVFRPVKDRQTQMAEMMAGNVDVIVASSPDQVAALTALPGFQATVIPDMLVQYMYLDAAGRSGIEAFQDPRVRQAVFHAIDREAIRKNIISGGKEADELLRLCLPYQIGCPEGGVPQTYDPDRARALLTEAGYGDGFDLQVSTWGPSRPIAEAVVGYLRAVGIRANVDALTLGAYRKKQVEGGLQALVSSYPYGGLPDTGVVVDFFFGSPARDYYGNPKLVELTAEANSILDEDKRADLFRETLDLVEKDAYILPISSDPAVIIHTDAVSVDPSPRGDVLFAQFSLFETYGDVPAILGWAH from the coding sequence ATGAGACATTGGTCGAGTAAATTTGGTGCAGCCGGCGCATTCATGCTGTCGCTGCTCTGTACGCCGGTACTGGCGGGGCCTGAAGACGGCGTTCTGACCGTCGCGCTGGCGGGGCCGGTCGAGGCTGTCGATATCTACATGGGGCCGGGCCCCGAAGTCGCTATGACCGCCAACGCGGTTTTCAATCCGCTGGTCGCCTATGACACCAAGACGCGCAGCTATCAGGGTGTGATCGCAGAAAGCTGGAAGCGGGTCGACGACGAAACAATGGAATTCCATCTTCGTCCGGGTCTGGTTTTCCAGGACGGTTCGGCGCTGGATGCCGAAGATGTCGCCTACACCATCAACTTCATCTCCAATCCCGAGACCCGCTTTCGTCTGAAGACGCGCTATGCGTCCTTTGCCGGGGCCAAGGTGGTCGATCCGCTGACGGTGCGTGTCAGCACCCGTGGACCTTTCCCGATGTTGATGGCGCGCATGATCGGGATTCCGATCTATCCTTCCGACAGCCACGCGGCGCTTGGAGCGGATTACGCCAATTGGGGGCGCGCGCCGATCGGGTCGGGCCCGTACCGGGTGGTCGGATTCGACGAGGCCACCGGGATCGTGATGGAGCGCTGGGACGAATATCAGCTGGGCCCGTTGCCGGATTTCAAGCGCATCGTGTTCCGTCCTGTAAAGGACCGCCAGACGCAGATGGCCGAAATGATGGCGGGCAACGTGGACGTCATTGTCGCGTCTTCGCCCGATCAGGTCGCCGCGCTTACCGCGCTGCCCGGGTTCCAGGCCACGGTGATCCCCGACATGCTGGTTCAGTATATGTATCTGGACGCAGCCGGCCGCTCCGGCATCGAAGCCTTCCAGGATCCGCGCGTGCGCCAGGCCGTGTTTCATGCCATCGACCGGGAAGCGATCCGCAAAAACATCATTTCGGGCGGGAAGGAAGCCGACGAACTGCTGCGTCTCTGCCTGCCCTACCAGATCGGCTGTCCCGAAGGGGGCGTGCCGCAGACCTACGATCCGGATCGTGCCCGCGCCCTCCTGACCGAAGCCGGTTATGGTGACGGCTTTGATCTGCAGGTTTCGACCTGGGGTCCGTCCCGGCCGATCGCCGAGGCTGTGGTCGGATATCTTCGCGCGGTCGGGATCCGCGCCAATGTGGATGCTCTGACCCTGGGGGCCTACCGCAAGAAGCAGGTTGAAGGCGGACTGCAGGCACTGGTGTCGAGCTATCCCTATGGCGGGTTGCCGGATACCGGGGTAGTGGTCGATTTCTTCTTCGGTTCGCCGGCGCGTGACTATTACGGCAACCCCAAGCTGGTGGAGTTGACCGCCGAAGCCAATTCCATTCTCGACGAGGACAAACGGGCGGACCTGTTCCGCGAGACCCTCGACCTGGTCGAGAAGGATGCCTACATCCTGCCGATTTCAAGCGATCCGGCGGTGATCATTCACACCGATGCCGTCAGTGTCGATCCGTCGCCGCGCGGTGACGTGTTGTTCGCGCAGTTCAGCCTGTTCGAAACCTACGGCGACGTTCCGGCGATCCTGGGCTGGGCTCACTGA
- a CDS encoding AMP-binding protein gives MTSSDTSFIPVPFIERSIDIETRDNGVLIVRNATPLRPLEAHLPALFRRAADRNPDRTWLAKRPAPDADWRRVSYAQARRAIDGATEALLELNAAGRPLMILSGNSIEHGLLGMAAMQARMPVAPIAPPYSLRSKDFAKLRGIIDLLEPAAVFVQDLKQFEKAVRVFDLSKVAVICAEGAVDGIDAMLFEEMAERQPTRAVEESIAQITHDTVGKYMFTSGSTNESKAVITTQRMLCANIAMSDQAIDLELDNPPHCTVDWLPWHHVMGGNSVFGMTLVKGGTLYIDDGKPIPDAFGETLRNLREISTSRFANVPSGFGMLAEAMEKDEALARTFFRDLIFIGYGGSRLADDTYDRIQALSVKYTGHRISFLSGFGATETGPSAMYVFWTTDRTGLIGLPLPGCEVKLLPLDAERYEVRVRSPGITPGYLKRPDLTEAAFDEEGFFKMGDAAVFVDRNRPEEGFQFAGRVSEEFKLQSGTFVRVGALRVKAVDAMAPLAVDAVVTGQDQSFVGLLVWPNIQACRQFLGDRDSSVSDLLKSPRLRAAFAEKIAAYNDRNPGNSTRVERVILMADPLSMDAGEMTDKGYVNQRKALETRRDAVETIYRNPPSAEVIVPSLESLPARAI, from the coding sequence ATGACCTCTTCCGACACATCCTTCATCCCGGTGCCCTTCATCGAAAGGAGCATTGATATCGAAACGCGCGATAACGGGGTGTTGATCGTCAGGAACGCGACGCCCCTGCGTCCGCTTGAAGCGCATCTGCCTGCCTTGTTCCGCCGGGCCGCGGATCGCAATCCGGACAGGACATGGCTGGCCAAACGGCCGGCGCCGGACGCGGACTGGCGCCGCGTGAGCTACGCCCAGGCACGCCGGGCCATCGATGGCGCGACGGAGGCGCTTCTGGAACTGAACGCTGCCGGTCGGCCGTTGATGATCCTCAGCGGCAACTCCATCGAACATGGGCTGCTCGGCATGGCGGCGATGCAGGCGCGGATGCCGGTGGCGCCGATCGCCCCGCCCTATTCGCTACGCAGCAAGGATTTCGCCAAGCTGCGGGGGATCATAGACCTGCTGGAACCGGCGGCCGTCTTCGTGCAGGACCTGAAACAGTTTGAGAAGGCCGTACGGGTTTTCGATCTGAGCAAGGTTGCCGTGATCTGCGCGGAAGGCGCGGTCGATGGAATCGATGCGATGTTGTTCGAAGAAATGGCCGAACGCCAACCGACCCGGGCGGTGGAGGAATCCATCGCGCAAATCACGCACGATACGGTCGGAAAGTACATGTTCACCTCGGGTTCGACCAACGAATCCAAGGCGGTGATCACCACGCAGCGCATGCTGTGCGCGAATATCGCGATGAGCGATCAGGCAATCGATCTGGAACTCGATAATCCGCCGCACTGCACCGTGGACTGGTTGCCGTGGCACCACGTAATGGGCGGAAATTCGGTGTTCGGGATGACCCTGGTCAAGGGGGGCACGCTCTATATCGATGACGGCAAGCCGATACCGGACGCCTTTGGCGAAACCCTTCGAAACCTGCGGGAAATCTCGACCTCGCGCTTTGCCAACGTCCCTTCGGGGTTCGGCATGCTTGCCGAGGCGATGGAAAAGGACGAGGCGCTTGCCAGGACTTTTTTCAGGGACCTGATCTTTATCGGCTACGGCGGTTCCCGGCTTGCCGACGATACCTATGACCGCATTCAGGCGCTGTCGGTCAAGTATACGGGGCACCGTATCTCGTTTCTGTCCGGCTTCGGTGCGACCGAAACCGGTCCGTCGGCAATGTATGTCTTCTGGACCACCGACAGAACCGGGCTGATCGGTCTGCCGCTGCCTGGCTGTGAGGTAAAACTCCTTCCGTTGGACGCCGAACGCTACGAGGTCCGCGTGCGCAGTCCGGGAATTACGCCCGGTTACCTCAAGCGTCCGGATCTGACGGAAGCGGCCTTCGACGAGGAAGGCTTCTTCAAGATGGGCGATGCGGCTGTGTTCGTCGACCGGAACCGCCCCGAGGAAGGGTTCCAGTTCGCCGGCCGTGTCAGCGAGGAGTTCAAACTGCAATCCGGAACTTTCGTGCGGGTTGGAGCGCTTCGGGTCAAGGCCGTCGACGCAATGGCTCCGCTGGCGGTCGATGCCGTGGTGACGGGGCAGGACCAGTCCTTTGTCGGTCTCCTGGTCTGGCCGAACATCCAGGCCTGCCGCCAGTTCCTGGGGGACCGGGACAGCAGCGTTTCCGACCTGTTGAAATCTCCCCGTTTGCGTGCGGCTTTCGCTGAGAAAATCGCGGCCTACAACGACCGGAACCCAGGGAACAGCACCCGCGTCGAGCGCGTGATCCTGATGGCCGATCCCCTGTCCATGGACGCGGGAGAAATGACCGACAAGGGATATGTCAACCAGCGCAAGGCACTGGAGACACGGCGCGATGCCGTCGAAACCATCTATCGGAATCCGCCCTCTGCAGAGGTCATCGTTCCGTCTCTCGAATCTCTGCCAGCAAGGGCGATCTGA
- a CDS encoding crotonase/enoyl-CoA hydratase family protein, with translation MNKDYEVISTEFRDEVAYLKLDRTSKRNAINDRMIEELGIFFDTLPEAIRVVILHADGEHFCAGLDLIERIQNRSPDPLGGIKRSRAWYSVFDRMEHGNVPVISVLKGGVIGGGLELASASHVRICEASTYFQLPEGQRGIFVGGGASVRVPQIIGAGRVTEMMLTGRRYAAEEGCAMGLGHYLVPDGAGMAKAEELAASITGNSVVSNFAIINGVSHISQMGPNGGYFAESVLASMTARSGDSKERISEFFDQRRRTRDERNGDQDDRSATGGE, from the coding sequence ATGAACAAGGACTACGAGGTCATTTCGACCGAATTTCGCGACGAGGTGGCGTACCTGAAGCTGGACCGGACATCCAAGCGCAACGCCATCAATGACCGGATGATCGAAGAGCTCGGGATCTTCTTCGATACGCTTCCTGAAGCGATCCGTGTCGTCATCCTGCATGCGGACGGCGAGCATTTCTGCGCCGGTCTGGATCTGATCGAGCGCATCCAGAACCGTTCGCCCGATCCGTTGGGCGGCATCAAGCGGTCACGGGCCTGGTACAGCGTGTTCGACCGCATGGAGCACGGCAATGTTCCGGTGATCAGCGTGCTGAAGGGCGGCGTCATCGGCGGCGGGCTGGAACTCGCGTCGGCGAGCCACGTGCGGATCTGCGAGGCCTCGACCTATTTCCAGCTGCCCGAGGGTCAGCGCGGCATATTCGTCGGCGGTGGCGCATCGGTACGTGTGCCGCAGATCATCGGCGCTGGGCGCGTGACCGAAATGATGCTGACCGGACGCCGCTACGCTGCCGAGGAAGGCTGTGCGATGGGGCTGGGGCACTACCTCGTGCCGGACGGGGCGGGCATGGCCAAGGCCGAGGAACTGGCTGCGTCGATTACCGGCAATTCGGTCGTGTCGAATTTTGCGATCATCAACGGCGTTTCTCACATTTCCCAGATGGGACCGAACGGAGGCTATTTCGCCGAATCCGTGCTGGCGTCGATGACGGCCCGGTCGGGGGATTCCAAGGAACGTATCAGTGAGTTTTTCGATCAGCGTCGCCGCACACGCGACGAACGCAACGGCGATCAGGATGACCGTTCCGCGACCGGTGGCGAATGA
- a CDS encoding amidohydrolase family protein: MGKIIDCHAHMAVPTQLPAYKAGLLSHRGAHGRGKVGATDDDIQAAFDRVEMAPMGHLACLDTAGVDMQVLSPRPYQMMHSEKPAKLVHWYIEEVNDLIARQCAMYPDRFVPMAGLPQTAGDPIENALPELERCVKEKGFRGCLVNPDPFENSGEKAPPMGDRYWYPLYEKLCELDVVGHIHSASSRLVDREPYSLHFINEETTAVYGLCKSSVLDDFPDLKILVSHGGGAIPYQFGRFDSSSVRRPPRFADRMRKLYYDTVLYSREAVELLIKVVGSERCLFGAEMPGVGSAINPETGQTFDTIVPHIRECDFISDAEKDAILGGNAMKLFKIDG, from the coding sequence ATGGGTAAGATTATCGACTGCCATGCGCATATGGCCGTTCCCACGCAGCTGCCGGCCTACAAGGCAGGCCTCCTGTCGCATCGCGGCGCGCACGGGCGCGGCAAGGTCGGCGCGACGGACGACGATATCCAGGCGGCTTTCGACAGGGTGGAAATGGCACCGATGGGCCATCTGGCCTGTCTCGATACGGCCGGGGTGGACATGCAGGTGCTCTCACCGCGTCCGTACCAGATGATGCATTCCGAAAAGCCGGCCAAGCTGGTGCATTGGTATATCGAAGAGGTCAACGACCTGATCGCGCGGCAATGCGCCATGTATCCCGACCGTTTCGTGCCGATGGCGGGTCTGCCGCAGACGGCGGGCGATCCGATCGAAAACGCGCTGCCCGAACTGGAGCGCTGCGTGAAGGAAAAGGGTTTCCGGGGGTGCCTGGTGAATCCCGATCCCTTCGAGAACTCCGGCGAAAAAGCCCCGCCGATGGGCGACCGCTACTGGTATCCGCTTTATGAGAAGCTCTGCGAGCTCGATGTCGTGGGACACATTCACTCGGCAAGTTCACGGCTCGTGGATCGCGAACCCTATTCGCTGCATTTTATCAACGAGGAAACCACGGCGGTCTACGGCCTGTGCAAGTCCTCGGTGCTCGATGATTTTCCCGACCTGAAGATCCTGGTCAGCCATGGCGGAGGGGCAATCCCGTATCAGTTCGGGCGCTTCGATTCCTCATCCGTGCGGCGGCCGCCGCGCTTTGCCGACCGGATGCGCAAGCTCTACTACGACACCGTGCTTTATTCGCGTGAAGCGGTCGAACTCCTGATCAAGGTCGTGGGCTCCGAGCGCTGCCTCTTCGGCGCCGAGATGCCGGGCGTCGGGTCGGCGATCAACCCCGAAACGGGGCAAACTTTCGATACGATCGTTCCCCACATCCGCGAATGCGACTTCATCTCCGATGCCGAGAAGGATGCGATCCTCGGCGGCAATGCGATGAAACTGTTCAAGATCGATGGGTGA
- a CDS encoding ABC transporter permease: protein MWRYFLKRLGIAVLVVITVSVISFGLLRLSGDLAQNLAGEGATPAQVDHIRALYGLDRPLVVQYFDWAGKAIQGNLGQSLFTNEPVFELILSHMAVTLSLALLSLGLAICVALPLGVFAAVYRNSWIDRMALGMAVFGSAVPSFWFALMLIYLFGVELRWLPISGSRTWAHFVLPTITLSTMVMPQIMRLTRGGMIEALDADYVKMAWAKGLNPMVVFFKHALRNALLPVVALAAVSLGFLLGGSVIVESVFSLNGIGSLAYESIRRADFPVIQSILFVLSFVYVLLTLMADLINARIDPRIRLH, encoded by the coding sequence ATGTGGCGGTATTTCCTAAAAAGGCTCGGCATCGCGGTCCTCGTGGTGATTACGGTCTCCGTGATCAGTTTCGGTCTGCTGCGGCTGTCGGGCGATCTGGCGCAAAATCTTGCGGGTGAAGGCGCCACCCCCGCCCAGGTCGACCATATACGCGCACTCTATGGCCTCGATCGGCCGCTGGTTGTCCAGTATTTCGACTGGGCGGGCAAGGCGATCCAGGGGAATCTGGGCCAGTCCCTGTTCACGAACGAGCCGGTGTTCGAGCTGATCCTATCGCACATGGCCGTGACCCTCTCGCTGGCGCTGCTGAGTCTTGGCCTTGCGATCTGCGTGGCGCTTCCGCTCGGCGTGTTCGCGGCGGTCTATCGAAACAGCTGGATCGATCGCATGGCCCTCGGCATGGCGGTGTTCGGCAGTGCGGTGCCCAGTTTCTGGTTCGCGCTGATGCTGATCTATCTCTTCGGGGTCGAGCTGAGATGGCTGCCGATCTCCGGTAGCCGGACCTGGGCGCATTTCGTCCTGCCGACGATCACCCTGTCGACGATGGTGATGCCGCAAATCATGCGATTGACGCGCGGTGGCATGATCGAGGCCCTCGATGCGGATTACGTGAAGATGGCCTGGGCCAAGGGGCTCAACCCCATGGTGGTGTTCTTCAAGCACGCGCTGCGCAACGCCTTGCTGCCGGTCGTGGCCCTTGCGGCGGTGTCATTGGGCTTCCTGCTGGGCGGGTCTGTCATTGTCGAATCCGTCTTTTCGCTGAACGGGATCGGATCGCTGGCCTACGAATCCATTCGCCGCGCCGATTTCCCCGTCATCCAGTCGATCCTCTTTGTCCTGTCGTTCGTCTACGTGCTGCTCACGCTGATGGCCGACCTGATCAATGCGCGCATCGACCCGCGTATCCGTCTGCACTGA
- a CDS encoding ABC transporter permease encodes MPNTPAPLDNMEIAMPTPWQQSWAMAKTHLGLQIGILIVLSATACAVFAPWLAPADPYAQDLAARLLPAVWQDGGSWTHVLGTDGFGRDVLSRLIYGSQVTMVVGFGAALISGLVGTTLGMLGGYLGGKVDAGVIFLINVKLAMPGVLIALSLVSIFGGSLLSITIILSLLFWDRFAVVTRTATQQVRSREYIAAAECSGASRTWILFREILPNIANQIIVIGSLEMGIAILVEAALSFLGLGIQPPTPSWGILVSEARDTMFFKPHLIVAPGLAICTLVVGINLLGDGIRDITEPQGRN; translated from the coding sequence GTGCCAAATACGCCCGCGCCGTTGGACAACATGGAGATCGCGATGCCCACGCCCTGGCAGCAGAGCTGGGCGATGGCAAAGACCCACCTGGGTCTGCAGATCGGGATCCTGATCGTCTTGAGTGCGACGGCCTGTGCCGTGTTCGCACCGTGGCTTGCTCCCGCGGACCCTTACGCGCAGGATCTCGCCGCACGCCTTCTTCCGGCCGTCTGGCAGGACGGCGGCAGCTGGACGCACGTCCTGGGTACCGATGGTTTCGGCCGGGATGTTCTGTCGCGGCTGATCTACGGCTCTCAGGTCACCATGGTCGTCGGTTTCGGCGCGGCCCTTATCTCCGGGCTCGTCGGCACCACTCTGGGCATGCTTGGCGGTTATCTGGGGGGAAAGGTCGACGCGGGCGTCATTTTCCTGATCAACGTCAAGCTGGCGATGCCCGGCGTTCTGATCGCGCTGTCGCTGGTCTCCATTTTCGGCGGGTCGCTCCTGTCGATCACGATCATCCTGTCGCTTCTGTTCTGGGACCGGTTCGCTGTGGTGACGCGAACGGCCACGCAGCAGGTGCGCAGCCGCGAATACATCGCAGCCGCAGAATGCTCGGGCGCGTCACGCACCTGGATCCTGTTCCGCGAGATCCTGCCGAACATCGCCAACCAGATCATCGTCATCGGCTCTCTGGAAATGGGCATCGCCATTCTGGTGGAAGCCGCGCTCAGCTTCCTCGGCCTGGGCATTCAGCCGCCGACGCCATCCTGGGGCATTCTGGTCTCCGAAGCCCGCGACACGATGTTTTTCAAACCTCATCTGATCGTCGCACCCGGACTGGCAATCTGCACTCTGGTGGTCGGGATCAACCTGTTGGGCGACGGCATTCGCGACATTACCGAGCCACAGGGAAGGAATTGA
- a CDS encoding ABC transporter ATP-binding protein, whose protein sequence is MSGEPAMQKQPILSIRNLEVSLKTAVGNLQATRGISYDIFPGETFAIVGESGCGKSISSMAVMGLLPRIATATAERCRFDGQEILSLPRRKLSKIRGNTLSMIFQDPMTSLNPVYTIGDQLTEIFVRHGKGSRKQARDRAIFLLERVGIKNAGQRLNAFPHQLSGGLRQRVVIAMAMMNSPKLIIADEPTTALDVTVQMRTLALLAELQKEFGLAIILITHDLGVVASLSDRVAVMYAGQIVETAPTKQLFETPTHPYTQGLIRCIPSYGEPEVDAELPTIPGMVPSLIGRHQGCTFRNRCIRAIDACGESDVAMREFEQGHAYRCLLEHDVLKTHWHDLDGGRA, encoded by the coding sequence ATGTCGGGCGAACCCGCAATGCAAAAACAGCCGATCCTGAGCATCCGCAATCTGGAAGTGTCGCTGAAAACGGCGGTCGGGAACCTCCAGGCCACGCGCGGCATCTCGTACGACATCTTCCCCGGGGAGACCTTCGCCATCGTCGGGGAATCGGGATGCGGCAAGTCGATCTCGTCCATGGCGGTGATGGGCCTGTTGCCGCGCATCGCAACGGCGACGGCCGAACGTTGCCGGTTCGACGGACAGGAGATCCTGTCCCTGCCCCGGCGAAAGCTGTCGAAGATCCGGGGCAATACGCTGAGCATGATCTTCCAGGATCCGATGACATCGCTTAACCCGGTCTATACGATCGGCGATCAGTTGACCGAAATCTTCGTCCGTCACGGCAAGGGCAGCCGGAAGCAAGCGCGCGACCGCGCCATTTTCCTGCTGGAGCGGGTCGGCATCAAGAATGCCGGGCAACGCCTGAATGCCTTTCCGCACCAGCTTTCGGGCGGATTGAGGCAACGTGTGGTGATCGCCATGGCGATGATGAACAGCCCCAAGCTGATTATTGCCGACGAGCCGACGACCGCCCTGGACGTGACCGTGCAGATGCGCACCCTGGCGCTGCTGGCGGAACTGCAAAAGGAATTCGGCTTGGCGATCATCCTGATCACCCACGATCTGGGTGTGGTCGCGTCGCTGTCGGATCGGGTCGCGGTAATGTATGCCGGCCAGATCGTCGAAACCGCGCCGACCAAGCAGCTGTTCGAAACCCCGACGCATCCTTACACGCAGGGCCTGATCCGATGCATTCCGTCCTACGGTGAACCGGAAGTGGACGCCGAATTGCCCACGATTCCGGGCATGGTGCCGTCTCTGATCGGCCGGCACCAGGGCTGTACGTTCCGCAACCGGTGTATCAGGGCTATCGACGCCTGCGGCGAGAGCGATGTCGCCATGCGCGAATTCGAACAGGGCCATGCCTACCGGTGCTTGCTGGAGCACGACGTGCTCAAGACTCATTGGCACGATCTTGACGGAGGGCGTGCGTGA
- a CDS encoding oligopeptide/dipeptide ABC transporter ATP-binding protein, producing the protein MSDRNNDVILSLRDVEVVFPIRKGLFAKPGQLHAVNRVSLDIRQGEFISIVGESGCGKSTLAKTLLGLQATTAGSIRVNGKELGAYSRKDLAHQVQPIFQDPYSSLNPRKSVAENIALPLVLSEKPRSDEVRARVREIMQMVSLPQRFEHYYPSQMSGGQRQRVAIARALITRPKILICDEPTSALDVSVQAQILNLLRDLSRKLNLTSIFISHDLSVVRHLTQRVAVMYLGRVVELGPSEQIFQHPRHPYTQLLIRSILPPDPDYHLPPVSWDGGGPDPTHPPDGCHFHPRCRYALDLCRTRLPEPAESGGVCVACHAWQGDDDWRAAGGKTPQLAL; encoded by the coding sequence ATGTCGGACCGGAACAACGACGTTATTCTCAGCCTGCGCGATGTCGAGGTCGTCTTTCCGATCCGCAAGGGTCTGTTTGCGAAACCCGGACAGCTGCATGCCGTGAACCGGGTTTCTCTGGACATCCGGCAGGGCGAGTTCATCTCCATCGTCGGCGAATCCGGCTGCGGGAAGTCGACGCTGGCCAAAACGCTGCTGGGACTGCAGGCCACAACGGCCGGGTCCATCCGCGTCAACGGCAAGGAATTGGGCGCCTATTCGCGCAAGGACCTGGCACATCAGGTGCAGCCGATTTTCCAGGACCCCTATTCCTCGTTGAACCCGCGCAAGTCGGTTGCAGAGAATATCGCTCTGCCGCTGGTCCTTTCGGAAAAACCGCGGTCCGACGAAGTCCGTGCGCGCGTGCGCGAAATCATGCAGATGGTTTCCCTGCCCCAGCGGTTCGAGCATTACTATCCAAGCCAGATGTCCGGCGGGCAGCGGCAACGGGTCGCCATTGCCCGGGCGCTGATCACGCGGCCGAAGATCCTGATCTGTGACGAACCGACTTCGGCGCTCGACGTTTCCGTGCAGGCGCAGATCCTGAATCTTCTGCGCGATCTCAGCCGCAAGCTGAATCTGACGTCGATTTTCATCAGCCACGACCTGTCCGTCGTGCGGCACCTCACCCAGCGTGTGGCGGTGATGTATTTGGGGCGCGTCGTCGAGTTGGGTCCGTCCGAACAGATCTTCCAGCATCCCCGGCACCCTTACACGCAGCTCCTGATCCGGTCGATCCTGCCGCCGGATCCCGATTACCACCTGCCGCCAGTCTCCTGGGACGGTGGCGGCCCCGATCCGACCCATCCGCCCGATGGCTGCCATTTTCATCCGCGGTGCCGCTATGCGCTGGACCTGTGCCGGACCCGGTTGCCGGAGCCGGCCGAGTCCGGTGGCGTTTGTGTCGCCTGCCACGCCTGGCAGGGCGACGATGACTGGCGCGCCGCGGGCGGCAAGACCCCTCAACTCGCATTGTAA
- a CDS encoding RraA family protein — MTDRNLERLRKLDTATLSDAMDKLGIEGVCRGIKPRDQTVGLAGRAFTLLYGPVDPVNPGTVGDYIDDLEPGTVVVLDNGGREDCTVWGDILTMVADRKGLGGTVIDGPCRDVHLCLKLGYPVYSRSYSMKTGKDRVQVDAVQVPVNIGDARVCPGDLLRGDSDGVVVLPKAREDEILDTAEAIETAEDKIRKAVLAGKTLREARTELGYHKLQTKA; from the coding sequence ATGACTGACAGAAATCTGGAGCGGTTGCGCAAGCTCGATACCGCGACCCTTTCGGACGCGATGGACAAGCTGGGGATCGAAGGCGTTTGCCGGGGGATCAAGCCCCGAGACCAGACCGTCGGACTGGCCGGGCGCGCCTTTACGCTGCTCTACGGACCCGTCGACCCGGTCAATCCCGGCACTGTCGGAGATTACATCGACGATCTGGAGCCGGGCACCGTTGTCGTGCTGGATAATGGCGGGCGCGAGGATTGTACCGTCTGGGGCGACATCCTGACGATGGTCGCGGACCGGAAGGGACTGGGCGGCACGGTGATCGACGGTCCCTGCCGCGACGTGCATCTGTGTCTGAAGCTTGGCTATCCTGTCTATTCGCGCAGCTACTCGATGAAGACGGGCAAGGACCGGGTCCAGGTGGATGCCGTTCAGGTGCCCGTCAATATCGGTGACGCCCGGGTCTGTCCCGGCGATCTTCTGCGCGGCGATTCCGATGGCGTCGTCGTTCTGCCGAAAGCGCGCGAGGACGAGATCCTGGATACCGCCGAGGCCATCGAGACGGCGGAGGATAAGATCCGCAAGGCGGTGCTGGCCGGCAAGACACTGCGTGAGGCCCGCACTGAACTCGGCTACCACAAGCTGCAGACCAAGGCCTGA